The Chloroflexus aggregans DSM 9485 genome segment TCAATTCTATACTCAATTAGTGGCACGTCTGCGCCGTTCGTGAGTCGGTGCAACCGACCTGCGGTACACTATCCGTAGACTATTTACGCCCTATCGCCTATCGGTTTTGTCACCCTTTCATGGAGTTATGTAAGGAGATACGAAAGAGTATGATTCGGTATACTGGCGCCTCTGTAAGCGGACGCATCAATGCCCCGGTCGAATCTATTTGGGAATTGGTGAGTGATGTTGAGCGCCACCCACAGATTGCCGGCAGCGGTGAAGTGCAAGCCGTGACGATTCGGGGCAATCAACCGCTGCACGTGGGAAGTGTGTTTGAGTCACAACAGTTGATGCGTGGCATTCACTATGTTACTGCTAATCGCGTTGTGATTTGGGATCCACCCTACCGTTTTGCGTGGCGGGTTGGCTTACCGAGCGCTCCTGGTATTGCCCAAGCATGGATATTTGCGTTGCAACCCGAAGCCAACGGGACCCGCGTGACCAACGGCGTGGCGCTCATCTATGCGTTACCCACATTCTTCCCGTTCTCGTTGCTGCGTAAGCAGATTGCCCAAGGCTACGCGAATTCGATCATTCCAACACTCGATAATTTGGCCCGCCTCGTCAATGCACCGCCGCCGGAGGATGTACGGGTTGTGACCGAGCCACCGGCCGAATTAACCGCTCTGTTCCCACCACTGATCATCCCCGGCACCACGATAGTAGCCGCAGCGATTGCCGCCGTTGCCGGCGTATTAGCGCTCCGGCGGCGCTTGCGAAAATCGTGATGACAAGGCGCAGAGCTGTAAAGCGGATGCGCGCGCTACAGCTTTACGCTTTGCGCCTCTCGCCCGTGCTGCCTACGGTAATGGAATACCAAGGGCCGTACTACCACCGCGTACACCACCACCAGGGAAGAGCGACCGTTCGGCAACAATCGGCTGGTTGCTCCGCACAATCACCGTCACCGCAGATTCGTTGGGAAATGCTTCGTGCAAGGCTAGCGTATAGCGAGCACCGGCAGGGATACGTACACCGAGTTCCGTTTTCGTACCATCGCCGAACGCTGTCTCAATGGTCACCATTGCCGAGAGCGGACTGACATTACTCAGACACAGATAATACGTCGCGTCACTCGTCCGACCGTCAATGAACGCCCAGCGATAGGCCGGCTCACGCGCACCGGCCCCGATCGTTCCCACATTACCACCGGCAAATCGCATCGCACGTTCAACGGCTACCGGTCGGTCAGCTTTCACTTCAGTCGCAAAACCGAGATGCGGCACCACTTCGTTCACGTCAATCGCCAATTGAGAGCGAGGCGGGATCGCATAACGGCGCGTTGCCACCACACCCTGCGGACCACGAAAGATCGCTTCGACATTAGCCGGTTGGCTATTCGGATTCAACACCAACAACTGAGTACGAAACTCGCCTTCGGTCGTACCTTCAGCGAAGAACCATTGCCGACCGAGCTGATCGATCCCGCGACCGGTGTGCAAACCACTTCCACCAGGACCAAACCGCATTGTCCGCTCAACAGCTACCGGCAGATTAGCAATCACCCGCATCCCGAAGTTGGTATTGGCTAACGGACGTGTACCGTCGGGCAAGGTAATGTCGTGTACCGCAACCACCAGCCGATTACGCGCACCGATCTGCACATCCTGCGTAAAGACCGTCCCATCGCGTCGCATATAGGTAATTTGCGCACTCGCATCATTCGGCTGCGGATTAAAGATGATCAGATAGGTCTGGGTCTGTTCGGTGGTACTCCCGTCGGCAAAGTACCACACCCGCGACAACCGATCGACACCGGGACCGCTATCGATGTCACTCGTCAAGGCCATCGATCGCTCGGCGAGGATCGCTTCATTCGCCTCTACTATTGCCGGTAGTGCATTCGCACCGGGCACAAGCTCGTTCACATTTAGATCGGCGCGTCCACCACCGGGAACTTGCAATTCACGCACAACCGGCTGCCCCACCTCGGGGAAGAGCGTAATTCGTGCCGTTGTCGGACGGCCGGCCGGATTATAGAAGCTCAGCCGTTGGCTGTAACCGGCGGTATTCCCTTCAGCGAAATACCAGCGTGCGCGCACCGTTGCCGTATCGACTTGCGTGCGCAGGGTTGGCAAGCGATCGCGGAACGCCGGGTACGGATCGAGTGCTGTTGGGTTGACCTCATAATGACCGGCAATCGTTGGTCGTAGCCCATCACCACCGGCTAACGGCCGCTGACCGGTCGGGGGTATGTTGTAGGTCTGCGTTAGCCATGCGAGCAACGCCGTCAGGCGAGCTTGTGCCGCCAGGGTCGGCGGCTGATCGACCGGGGTCAACAGCGCAATCTGCACATCGGCGACACTACCCTCAACCAACCGTACCGGCGATGTCGGCCCACCAAGACGACCTTCAAACAGATTACCCTCGCTATCGATGATATAGTGATAAATCAGATCATCCCAATCAAGAATGCTCGTCTGATAGACCAGCAACGCGCGCAGATAAGCTAACGTCGCCGACGACGGCACATCAACCGGAATCTGATGAATCACAACCCCACGTGGATCGCGCCGCTCGAGACGAGCGGCGGCCGGCTCGGCCCAATCGGCACGAGCAATTTGTAATGGGCGTTCGGTCAGCACCGGCTGACCAAACAAGATTGGGCGCTGCGGCAGACCGGCAGCGAAGATTGGCGGTGAGACTTGGGTGGCGATATACGAGACGGTCACCTCATCGAGAATGGCAGAGGCACGCGGTATCTGGCTGGTGAACGTTGCCCGCAATTGCAGATAGCGCGTATCGTCGGGCAATGCCAACGGCACGGCTGTCGTCAACGCATCAGGGTCAGCAGCCGGCGGTTTATCGGCCACGACCAGTGGTAGCCACGACCCCCACCCCGCGTCGTTATCACCCGGCGGAGTTGCACGTGCCCGTAATTCAAGGCGCACGTCGGTTCCGGGAATCACCTCGGCGCGCCACACCGCACCGGCTGCATTCGCGGCAAATGCCGTCTCAAACGGTGCCGAGACAAAGGTACCCATACTGGCCTCGGCAGCCAACCGTAACTCGCCGCCGGCATTATTCATCACCAACAGATCGGAGATCGAGCCGGCCTCCCAATCACGCACACTGCTCAATCGCCAACTCGAAACTTGTGCGGCTAGTGTGCTTGGCCGCGCTGCAACCGGTAATGTTGCCGCGAGGATTCCGGCGAACACGAGAAGAAGACCAATCCGCAGCGCTTTGTGTTGGATCATAACCCATGCCTCGCCGCCAGAGCGACTATTGCCACTCGGCCCAGATTAGGCTGCAATGTCCATGACCATTGAACGTTGTCATACCGATGATTATACCGGTACCTACGAGTATCATCCATCGGACAGCCGGCGACGATGATCTGGAAACGCGCTGTTACAACAACGCCCTATGGCGCCGGACGCACTGCACCGTTGAATGCACCCTTATAGATATTTGCCGAGTCGTACAAAATCCAACCACTCGCCGCCTCTGGCTGCTCTTCGGTGGCATCGATCTGGGCACGCACTTCCACCGGGCCGTACTCAACCACGACCGGCACCCACGGATCGGTATGATCTTGCAGCCACGGCCGTTGCTTAGCATAGCTTGCCATCATCTGCCGACCCCCATTGCGAACGGCTATTTTAATCGTCTCGTAGGGGAATTTCACCGGCACCGCAATGTTCTCCAATCCA includes the following:
- a CDS encoding SRPBCC family protein; the encoded protein is MIRYTGASVSGRINAPVESIWELVSDVERHPQIAGSGEVQAVTIRGNQPLHVGSVFESQQLMRGIHYVTANRVVIWDPPYRFAWRVGLPSAPGIAQAWIFALQPEANGTRVTNGVALIYALPTFFPFSLLRKQIAQGYANSIIPTLDNLARLVNAPPPEDVRVVTEPPAELTALFPPLIIPGTTIVAAAIAAVAGVLALRRRLRKS
- a CDS encoding peptidoglycan recognition protein family protein; this encodes MIQHKALRIGLLLVFAGILAATLPVAARPSTLAAQVSSWRLSSVRDWEAGSISDLLVMNNAGGELRLAAEASMGTFVSAPFETAFAANAAGAVWRAEVIPGTDVRLELRARATPPGDNDAGWGSWLPLVVADKPPAADPDALTTAVPLALPDDTRYLQLRATFTSQIPRASAILDEVTVSYIATQVSPPIFAAGLPQRPILFGQPVLTERPLQIARADWAEPAAARLERRDPRGVVIHQIPVDVPSSATLAYLRALLVYQTSILDWDDLIYHYIIDSEGNLFEGRLGGPTSPVRLVEGSVADVQIALLTPVDQPPTLAAQARLTALLAWLTQTYNIPPTGQRPLAGGDGLRPTIAGHYEVNPTALDPYPAFRDRLPTLRTQVDTATVRARWYFAEGNTAGYSQRLSFYNPAGRPTTARITLFPEVGQPVVRELQVPGGGRADLNVNELVPGANALPAIVEANEAILAERSMALTSDIDSGPGVDRLSRVWYFADGSTTEQTQTYLIIFNPQPNDASAQITYMRRDGTVFTQDVQIGARNRLVVAVHDITLPDGTRPLANTNFGMRVIANLPVAVERTMRFGPGGSGLHTGRGIDQLGRQWFFAEGTTEGEFRTQLLVLNPNSQPANVEAIFRGPQGVVATRRYAIPPRSQLAIDVNEVVPHLGFATEVKADRPVAVERAMRFAGGNVGTIGAGAREPAYRWAFIDGRTSDATYYLCLSNVSPLSAMVTIETAFGDGTKTELGVRIPAGARYTLALHEAFPNESAVTVIVRSNQPIVAERSLFPGGGVRGGSTALGIPLP